From Musa acuminata AAA Group cultivar baxijiao chromosome BXJ3-8, Cavendish_Baxijiao_AAA, whole genome shotgun sequence, one genomic window encodes:
- the LOC135644839 gene encoding probable uridine nucleosidase 1, whose amino-acid sequence MDSDSIDGSLMNNGNHAPSDGPMKVIIDTDPGIDDSMAILMAFQKPEIEVLGLTTIFGNVFTEDATSNALLLCEIAGHPEVPVAEGSHEPLKGGKPRVADFAHGSDGFGNIFLPPPVGKKIEKSASEFLVDKVSQYPGDVSILALGPLTNLALAIKRDSSFAKKVKKVVILGGSFFAAGNVSPAAEANIYGDPEAADIVFTSGADIVVVGINITTQVKFTDADLCDLRNSQGRHSQILSDMCKFYRDWHVKSDGVYGIFLHDPVSFVALVRPDLFTFKKGVVRVETQGICVGHTLMDQGLKRWNTSNPWTGYSPVSVAWTVDVPGVLSFVKQLLAKP is encoded by the exons ATGGATTCCGATTCGATTGATGGATCTTTGATGAACAACGGGAACCACGCGCCTTCTGATGGACCCATGAAGGTCATCATCGACACGGATCCCGGGATAG ATGATAGCATGGCCATATTAATGGCATTTCAAAAACCAGAGATTGAAGTTTTAGGTTTGACGACAATATTTGGTAACGTGTTTACTGAAGATGCTACTAGCAATGCCTTGCTTTTG TGTGAGATAGCTGGACATCCTGAGGTTCCGGTGGCAGAAGGAAGCCATGAGCCTTTAAAG GGTGGAAAGCCACGTGTTGCTGATTTTGCTCATGGATCTGATGGATTTGGCAATATATTTCTTCCTCCACCTGTGGGAAAAAAGATAGAGAAAAGTGCATCAGAGTTTTTAGTTGATAAGGTTTCTCAGTACCCTGGTGATGTATCCATTCTTGCATTGGGACCTTTAACAAATTTAGCATTG GCCATCAAAAGAGACTCTTCTTTTGCGAAGAAGGTGAAGAAGGTGGTTATTCTTGGTGGATCTTTCTTTGCTGCCGGAAATGTCAGTCCTGCTGCTGAAGCAAAT ATTTATGGAGACCCCGAAGCAGCTGACATTGTCTTTACATCTGGAGCAGATATAGTAGTCGTAGGAATAAACATCACCACTCAGGTCAAATTCACAG ATGCTGACCTCTGCGACCTAAGAAACTCTCAGGGAAGGCACTCACAAATTTTATCTGACATGTGCAAGTTCTACAGAGACTGGCATGTTAAGTCTGATGGTGTTTATG GTATTTTCCTACATGATCCTGTCAGCTTTGTCGCACTAGTTCGACCAGATCTTTTTACATTTAAAAAGGGGGTTGTGAGGGTTGAGACACAGGGAATCTGTGTGGGGCATACATTAATGGACCAAGGATTAAAAAG GTGGAACACAAGCAATCCGTGGACAGGTTATTCACCTGTATCAGTTGCATGGACAGTTGATGTTCCTGGAGTTCTTTCATTCGTCAAACAGCTGCTTGCAAAACCATGA
- the LOC135646113 gene encoding zinc finger A20 and AN1 domain-containing stress-associated protein 5-like: MAEKQRCQEGHRPCANNCSFFGSPATLNLCSKCYRDFRLKEEQAGSAKLAVEISLSPPPSSAATVSSSTAPSSPSEKPSEAAAEPAPRPTRCKSCRKRVGLTGFRCRCGSTYCGQHRYPERHACAFDYKAAGREAIALANPVVKADKLRRI; this comes from the coding sequence ATGGCGGAGAAGCAGCGATGCCAAGAGGGCCACCGGCCGTGCGCCAACAACTGCAGCTTCTTCGGTAGCCCCGCCACCCTCAACCTCTGCTCCAAGTGCTACCGCGACTTCCGCCTCAAGGAGGAGCAAGCCGGCTCCGCCAAGCTTGCCGTCGAGATTTCCCTCTCCCCACCGCCGTCCTCCGCCGCCACTGTCTCCTCCTCCACAGCACCATCTTCGCCCTCGGAAAAACCCTCCGAGGCCGCTGCGGAGCCGGCGCCGCGTCCGACGCGGTGCAAGTCGTGCCGGAAGCGGGTGGGCCTGACGGGGTTCCGGTGCCGGTGCGGGTCGACCTACTGCGGACAGCACCGGTACCCGGAGCGGCACGCGTGCGCCTTCGACTACAAGGCGGCGGGCCGGGAGGCCATCGCGCTCGCCAACCCCGTCGTCAAGGCCGACAAGCTCCGCAGGATCTAG
- the LOC103993572 gene encoding sialyltransferase-like protein 1, protein MTKRSLPLPFILFLPIAVFSFFRFRAVFLGYPSAGPLPGDAPSVAPPPFPNVTLLSLAAEEVGEAELWKDVENLLHGSFVSVSDGGGGRRFRSYSSWRQDNHLEGRTRMRLPAQFHAPKYYHFFPEFRRSLRDWFRSRRFQPEVMLELARLVKIPIDHHYGRPGSQQLFGSCAVVGNSGILMNNEHGELIDGHDLVIRLNNARIQGYHRNVGSKTGLSFINSNILHACARRESCFCHPYGESIPMVMYICQALHFLDYAVCNSSHKAPILITDVRFDMLCARIVKYYSLKRFTEETGKPPDEWKNVHDEKLFHYSSGMQAVMLAVGICDKLSIFGFGKSSEAKHHYHTNQKKELDLHDYEAEYALYHDLVEWPQVIPFLKDSGFEVPPVVFYH, encoded by the coding sequence ATGACGAAGCGCTCTCTCCCATTGCCCTTCATCTTATTTCTTCCCATCGCTGTGTTCTCCTTCTTCAGATTCCGGGCGGTGTTTCTCGGTTATCCCAGCGCCGGGCCGCTGCCGGGGGACGCCCCCTCGGTGGCGCCACCTCCCTTCCCCAATGTGACGCTGCTTAGTTTGGCGGCGGAGGAGGTCGGGGAGGCGGAGCTGTGGAAGGACGTCGAGAACCTCCTCCATGGGAGCTTTGTTTCGGTTTCTGACGGTGGCGGTGGGAGGAGGTTCCGGTCCTACTCATCCTGGCGGCAGGACAACCACCTCGAGGGGCGGACGCGCATGAGGCTCCCGGCCCAGTTCCACGCCCCCAAGTACTATCATTTCTTCCCCGAGTTCCGCCGCTCGCTGCGTGACTGGTTCCGGAGCCGCCGCTTCCAGCCGGAGGTCATGTTAGAGCTCGCTCGGCTCGTCAAGATTCCCATCGATCACCACTATGGCCGTCCCGGCTCCCAGCAGCTGTTTGGCTCCTGCGCCGTGGTCGGCAATAGCGGCATCCTAATGAACAACGAGCATGGCGAGCTGATCGACGGTCATGACCTCGTTATCCGGCTCAACAATGCCCGCATCCAGGGATACCACCGCAATGTCGGCTCAAAGACCGGCCTTTCCTTCATCAACAGCAATATACTTCATGCCTGCGCTCGAAGAGAGAGCTGCTTCTGCCACCCCTATGGCGAAAGCATCCCCATGGTCATGTACATTTGCCAAGCTCTTCATTTTCTAGACTACGCCGTCTGCAATTCCTCGCACAAGGCGCCGATCCTCATCACCGACGTCCGGTTTGACATGCTCTGTGCCAGGATTGTCAAGTACTATTCGCTGAAGCGGTTCACCGAGGAGACAGGGAAGCCCCCGGACGAGTGGAAGAATGTCCATGATGAGAAGTTGTTCCACTACTCGTCCGGGATGCAGGCCGTGATGCTTGCAGTGGGAATCTGTGACAAACTTAGCATCTTTGGGTTCGGGAAGTCATCGGAGGCAAAACACCATTACCATACCAACCAGAAGAAGGAGCTGGATTTGCATGACTATGAGGCAGAATATGCCTTGTATCATGACCTGGTTGAGTGGCCACAGGTAATACCTTTCCTCAAGGACTCTGGCTTTGAAGTTCCTCCAGTAGTGTTTTATCATTGA